A genomic window from Herbiconiux aconitum includes:
- a CDS encoding helix-turn-helix domain-containing protein, with protein sequence MADDTPFLDVAGLDPLSERVYLDLLTQGRSNAAHVSEKFDLGLPAASAMLEDLRELGLASRLEGAERDYTPVDPGYSLRAIADRMGDQVLRIRESLPKLVELFERVPPTGIDQTQTTVLADADAVAAWYTRLQHQARTEFLAFDRPPYVSASLDPVEATALGRGVEWRAIYTIESFDDGTTWDEVADLAAQGEQARIAPDLPTKLAIVDRRTALVSLTLEPGRISALVTSSQPLVDSLRQLFEFHWARSLPLGDALAQLENGSAPAEGAVKGAGRIRSATAEERTLLSLMAVGMKDDAVARQLQISPRTLRRRSQELMAELEASTRFQAGLEAARRGWL encoded by the coding sequence GTGGCTGACGACACCCCCTTCCTCGATGTGGCCGGGCTCGACCCGCTGAGCGAACGCGTGTACCTCGACCTGCTCACGCAGGGTCGCTCGAACGCCGCGCACGTGTCGGAGAAGTTCGATCTCGGGCTGCCGGCGGCATCCGCGATGCTCGAAGACCTGCGCGAGCTCGGCCTGGCGTCACGCCTGGAGGGCGCGGAGCGCGACTACACGCCGGTGGACCCGGGCTACTCGCTGCGCGCCATCGCCGACCGGATGGGCGATCAGGTGCTGCGCATCCGCGAATCGCTGCCGAAGCTGGTCGAACTGTTCGAGCGGGTGCCGCCGACCGGGATCGATCAGACCCAGACCACGGTGCTGGCCGACGCGGATGCGGTGGCCGCGTGGTACACCCGCCTGCAGCACCAGGCGCGCACCGAGTTCCTCGCCTTCGACCGGCCGCCCTATGTGTCGGCCTCGCTCGATCCCGTCGAGGCCACCGCCCTCGGTCGCGGCGTCGAGTGGCGCGCCATCTACACGATCGAGAGCTTCGACGACGGCACGACCTGGGACGAGGTGGCCGACCTCGCCGCGCAGGGGGAGCAAGCCCGCATCGCCCCCGACCTGCCGACCAAGCTCGCCATCGTCGATCGCCGCACGGCGCTCGTCTCGCTCACGCTGGAACCGGGGCGCATCTCCGCTCTCGTCACCTCCTCGCAGCCACTCGTCGATTCGCTGCGCCAGCTCTTCGAGTTCCACTGGGCGAGGTCGCTGCCGCTCGGTGACGCCCTGGCGCAGCTGGAGAACGGATCGGCGCCCGCGGAAGGGGCGGTGAAAGGCGCGGGCCGCATCCGTTCCGCCACGGCGGAGGAGCGCACCCTGCTGTCGCTGATGGCCGTCGGCATGAAAGACGACGCGGTCGCCCGGCAGTTGCAGATCTCGCCGCGCACGCTCCGTCGTCGCAGCCAGGAGTTGATGGCCGAGCTCGAGGCGAGCACACGATTCCAGGCCGGCCTCGAAGCTGCCCGGCGGGGCTGGCTGTAG